The Osmerus mordax isolate fOsmMor3 chromosome 28, fOsmMor3.pri, whole genome shotgun sequence genome segment TTGACGCGgtcgctagtgtgtgtgtggcttgccAGCAACATTAAGTTTATTCTCTTCAAATGCGACAACCGATTGTCGCTCTCCGCTCATTCAGCCTCACGATTAATCGTGAGTCTCATACCGTTTTATTGCCACATAAACTGCTGTTCATGATGTTATGATGGGATTGATGATTTCGGACGTTAAGATTGATGTTGACCTTTAATGTCCCTTAACAGGCATTTCTCGCGCTCCTACTGGAACATTGTTATGGTACCAGTTCCCGCGGCCTGCATCCAAACCAGGTGAATGTTATGAACATATATTTAAGTTGtcaataagtaggcctatacgAATATACAAAATCTGcccattttaaatacaattctaACTGTGCTAATAAAGATGAATATAATGGAAATGTATTAAGACCTTATTGTTATTTAAGTGTCCTATTTTTCCACTTGGGTATTTCACAGTCATGTTATTTTATGTAAAAACCAAccacaacttcctgttttcccAGGTTCCCACACTTGACATGATGGTGTACTCCTTCTTCCTGGTCAGCAGTCTGGTCCTCTTCTCCCTGGACCTGGGCAAGAACCAAGAAACGGCCAGGTCGAACTGGAACACAAACAAGTTTTATCAGAACATGACCCAGCTTCGGTCAGGCTTCAGCCCGCAACACCAGAACACGCTGTTCTCCAGAAGTGGAAGCCAGAACCAGTCACATGACAACAGTCTCCTTCAGAACCAGATCACTGGTTGGCAGGCGATCCAGAACCAGAGATTTGTAAATTGTAAGACCCAGAATGGATCAACCTCCAGTGGTATTCAACACCAGAACCAGTACAGTTCCCAGAAGTTCTTCCTTCAGATGGATGTTGTTGCCCTTCTTGTCTTCGGGCTCCTGTGGTTGACCtgtcctgattggctgctgtGTTCTCAGGTAGACCAACACGTTGTGGAGAACCGTACTGACACACAAGTTTGAAACTCTCTCTGTTGATTACTGTGCTCCCTCCaagtacgtcgctttggataaagcgCCTGCTAAAAATATTTGTACACATTATGTAttgttgtgctgtgtttgaCAGTTGCCCTGTGTCTTCCCAGACGCCTGGTTCCCCAGACGTTCTCCACACTGCAGGTTCCCAGGAtgttctccacctccatctgacCCGGGCCCTCGGGGCCATGATGGTGGGAGAcagctgtgtgtctctgatCACCCAGAACCTCCAGCAGCAGAACTTGAAACAGAACCTCCAGCAGGAGAACTTCAAACAGAACCTCCAGCAGGAGAACTTTAAACAGAACCTCAAACGCAACCTCAAACAGCAGAACTTTAAACAGAACCACCAGGCTGAGGAGGACAAGTGTTATGTGTTTGTCAGCAGAACAGCGGTAAGTGTCATTCAGATCTGAAGCcgaagtttttttttgtttttttttggttggttggttggttgtttGGTTCTTCAGGTTGTCTCCAGTTGACCTTGGTTCTCCTGTCGTTAACCCACGTAGATTTCTCTCTGACCTGAGATTTGTGAACTTCCTCAGGGCTGCTTGCTGCTACTGGTCTTCATGCTACACTTCCAGGTGATGTCATCGTCCTGGAGCCCCACCCACCTCTACTGTGGACTGCTTGGAGCCTGCCTCTGGACAGGAAACTCCATATTAGGCTACATCAGCTCCAAACACCTGGACATTGACCCCGTCAGCTAATCCTGTCTATCAGCGATGACCTCTGATGGTGGTCAGTTGTGTCTCTATGACAAAAGTACTCTGCGGACTACAAGCCCACGTGACTGTCTGAAGAGAATAAGGTTAAGGATGAGAACAGCTGTGTAGTCCTACATATACatttgtaaatgtgtaaatattgtctttttttcttaacaCATTTTGAAACGTGTTTAACATGCTGTGAATTTTGTTTGCTGTTGTGCATACCATTATGATTGTTCTGACTTTAGTAATAAACAGTATTACTAAATAGCCGTTTCTCTGTGTATTAAAAGATTGAGTTCATAACAAGCCAACGTTTGCTGCAATATTTGAGGTATTCAAAGAAAAAAGGTAATTGATGTAACCTAGGACACTGCAGGAGCCTCTAACTTTACCTGTAGTCTACACATGACACATGTCGCTATGGAGAAGTATTAAGGAAATCTAGCGAAAAAGTCGCAACAGTGCTTTTTTTACGTTGGTGTCAAACGTGGTTCTTggtgtcgcaaagtatgacgtcaAAAGCTGGTTGTTAGCGTTTCCGAGCCTCGGACAAAGAGGATGCTCTTTTCTATTAGCCTCGGAGTAAATAGCAAGAGTCGAGTCTCATGTTTCCAATTATGTTAGATTTAGTCACTAGCAACTAAAAATAGAATAGTAACCTGCAACAAGTCTGCTTACTTTCAGCTTCTTTGGCAATCTCCGTTTTTGTTTCTGAGCAAAATAACGTTCACTGATTTGTGAATGCCTTCACGTTTGCCTTTCTTAGTGTTCAAGCATTCCCAATGTTTAAATATTATAGAAGTAGGCTATGTTAGATCTGTAATTGGACTTCCGTGTTGACAAAGCTGCAGAACTTTGGATTTCAATTGGTTATACCCAAGCCTTCTCTGCAGCGACAGTGTGGATCCTGTGAAACAAGTTTTCTGATGAAGAGGCATGGTAGGAAGCACAAATGGATATGACAAATTGATGCGGCATTGAATGAAGGTCAATTAAAAGACAACAATGTCCAGTTTCAAAGAAATCAAGACCGCGGCGGAGGAGGCAGAACATGCCCTGACAGTGGATTATCACATAAAAAGCAGCAATTTAGATTCAAACTTTGGAAAAGCTCTTGATTCAAGTGATATGACTCTTAATCTAGAGTCTAAATTAGTTTCCGACTGTGTGAATAAACGGTGTTGTATAAAACTCGAAAGGCTTCCCCTTGGTAAGCAAGCAAGAGAAAGCAACAGAACTACATTTAAAAATGATCCAACTGAATGCTTTGATGACTTCTTGGAGGACTTTATAAATCAAAGCACTACTGAAGAACCACAACAGCTGAATAAGACAGTGGCTGAGGTCTTAATCTTAACAAACTGTgcagaaggaaagggagaacaGTTTTGTCAGACTGTAATGTACAAACTCATTAAGGTCTCAAATGAAGAAAATACAGACACCCCTAACAATCTCCCTGAAACATCTGAGCCAAGAGACGGCTGTGAAAAGGAAGGGTGTGACATTGTTCCAAAAAAGAACCACACAAAAATCCAAggtggagatagagaaaggaaTCACCGTTGCCATATCTGTGGTAGAAGCTATATCCGTAAGGATAGCCTCAATGACCACCTGAGAACTCACGGAGCAGAAAGACCCTACGACTGTCCAGAATGTGGCTCAGCTTTCCACTTTAAATCCGGACTAAAACAACACATGAGGACTCACAGTGACGTCAGGCCGTACGCGTGTGACACGTGTGGGCAAACCTTCAACTCTTCTGGGAAGTTGTCACAGCACCAAATATACCATTCAGACCAGCGACCTCATCGCTGTGACGAGTGTGGAAGTCAGTTTAAATGTAAAAGGGATCTAGGGGCTCACAAGAAAATTCACACCGGAGTGAAGCCCTTCTCCTGTACAGAGTGTGAGGCCAGCTTCCAGCGTTGCTACGTACTGAGGAAACACATgagaatccacacaggagagagaccctACTTCTGCTCTTACTGTGGAAAGGACTTCCCTTATGCATACAGTCTTCACACGCATATGATAACGCACAATCAGATGAGATGAGCACATGGACATATCCTTATTTAAGGACACATTCTTATTTATACATTCtactttttctactttttttgtattaagatccgtatatgtttattgtatgcaccttcctgggtgggaaggtgcAAATGGTTGGGTGTTGGGGTGATTTTTATAGGGCTCTGGTCACTTTGAAATGGACGATTGGTtcggtctcacacctcattgttgcATTTGTAGTCATATGTTGAtcagtaagggtcaagatgtggtctgattgggtTCTTTTTAGCCTAGTAAACAATGACATACTACATTGTGTGAGGTGTGACCATCACCCAACTCAACAACATCAGCTTCTCATCAGCTCTggcttctccttcctcacctcttacactctctcactctgattAAGagtaatcatggtagagtaggtacaATTTTAAAACCATTTTGTAAcgtgtttgccttgtaattgattcaTTTTGCAATGTTATTCAATTGAATGTGTTTTCTCTAATTAAAAGGTTGAAACATAACAAGCCAATGCTTGCTGCAATATTTGagtttttgaaaaaaataaatctCTTTCAAAGATAAAAGTGTATTGAGTATTAATCAGTTTAATATGTTATGTCTGTAGACATGACTGGAGCTAGTGCCATTGGAACACCTGTCAGTTCTTCTTATACCCACTAGATGGTGCTGTAGTTGTGTTAGAAACTCAAGCGGTGCATTGAAtagatgtgttttattattCAGACGGCCCCATTATCTGATTGTAAGCCTGAAGCGCTTGATAACTGAAAACATTGTGTAGTCAATCAAGTGATTGCTGACCACAACATATAAACACAATTGTAATAAGCCCTGTAATGATTAAATCTTTGCGTGCATACAGAAAGCATATTAGTTCTGCGTTTGGATCGTATGCTCAAAATATAATTCAAATtcaatttgtatagccctttttacatgatgtcacagagggcttcacatgtgAGCGCTTCACCggaaccaacctaaaccctcaaagaagacaagaaatataaacacacaatcAGCTCGGTGTCAGAAGTCTGGCTCGACAGTGGGTGAGGAGGTTGAGGTCCTCGTGGGTAAcactaatttacatttacatttagtcatttagcagacgctcttatccagagcgacttacagtaagtacagggacattcccccgaggcaagtagggtgaagtgccttgcccaaggacacaacgtcagttggcatgaccgggaatcgaactggcaaccttcggattactagcccgactccctcaccgctcagccaactgactcactAATTGCTAAGTTTAAAACTTTCTCTCCTACGGGGGGTCCTATCAGTTTCACGGGGGGGTTCCAagacccccacagcccccccccccaccgagcTCCAATTTGAGGAGACCAGAGCAGCAAGGTCAGTGATGCAGACCTGGTTCTCAGTCTCCATGTTCCAGAAGCAGTTGACCCACAGACGGACATGGAAGTAACACACGCACTCTGGAGCTTATCtcttcagcctgtgtgtgtgtgtgtgttgttttgtgtgtgtgtccatccgtGGCTTAAAGCCTTACAGTAGAGAGATGTTAGCGGGTAGCGTCTGTTGGGGTGTTAATGCTCTCTCTGATCTCATAGAGCTTCCTGCTTAATCCTCTCGGCTTCCAAACACCACTACCGCCATCGCTTataggaggaacacacacacacacacacacacacacacacacaccatctcacacTGGAACACCACACAGACTGTTGAGGAGGAGTGGAAAAGCAACTCGGAGGCGTGTTGTTAGAAACTCGGAGATGGaacgagaagagaagaggaggagagagaaaaaattagCAGAAGAGATTGACTGGAAGAAGGAAAGATGTTTGAGGAGAGGCCAGGTTGAAGGAGTAGAGATACTTGAATAtctgaggatggggggggggctatgtgAGAAATAActtggagagatagaggagcgGAGAAAGGAGTAGTGAGAGAGGGGTAGTATGaaaaggagcagagagaagaggcatAGGGCCAGGAGAAGAAGACAAGTGTGATTAAAGTTGAAGGTTTAGCCAGGATTTCCAACTCAAGCTGTCAGCCCTCACTGTTAATCACTCCTCTGCCATCACCATGGTCACCCAGGTCAACAGGGAGAACAGACAGAATCCCACCACTGTCAGAAGTGACTCTATATTTTATCTGTCTTGTCTTGAGAATCAAAAATAAATTGGAACTCTCAACTGATAAAATCTGGTAATTAGGTTATGTAATTTAACTGATTGACAGTTACAAAACATCTAGAGATAAAGTACGAGACGACAACTTTACTGGCGCACAATCCAACTGTCCAATCTAAAACGAATCTCCATTCACAGGGAACGGTCCTGTCTAATCACTTACAAGAAGTAagtctgttcctctgtgtgtttttgaaatGCTCCATGCCATCTTGGAGATCAGATCATTCAGGGATCAAAGGTCACATCATCTGACACCGGACGCAGCCCCTCTGAGTTTGACGGCAGTTCTGCGGAGTCACCATCCCCAGTCTTCATCTCCCACTCCTCATTCAGTGGACCGTGTGGATGGACACTGACGTTCTTCCATGTTTAAAAGGACTAACCTGACGTGACGGacgaatcgggctattaatcagaagattgccggttcgattcccagccgtgaaaaattatgttgtgtccttgggcaaggcacttcaccctacttgcctcaggggaatgtccgtgtacttactataagtcgctctggataagagcgtcagctaaatgactaaatgtaaatgtgaagggATTTCTAGCGGAGAAGCACTTTGCCAACGTGGGTTCCAACAGGAGAGGGTTCTATATGGAATGGTTTCGGAATGCTTCTAGAACACgacactctctctgtgtcttggtGTGACATATGACGGTCCATATCAGGCTGTCTCTAATCACTCCCAGATTATCTGCTCAACACCATGTTGTGATTGAGGAGCAGATTGCATCTGTACAGAATGTCAAATCCATCTGCAGAAGCACCAGGAGAGAGAACCGAGACCAGGACAGTGAGATTCGACCCTGCATGGTGGATACTATCACAACGTTCTTGGACTT includes the following:
- the LOC136938269 gene encoding uncharacterized protein codes for the protein MTQLRSGFSPQHQNTLFSRSGSQNQSHDNSLLQNQITGWQAIQNQRFVNCKTQNGSTSSGIQHQNQYSSQKFFLQMDVVALLVFGLLWLTCPDWLLCSQTPGSPDVLHTAGSQDVLHLHLTRALGAMMVGDSCVSLITQNLQQQNLKQNLQQENFKQNLQQENFKQNLKRNLKQQNFKQNHQAEEDKCYVFVSRTAGCLLLLVFMLHFQVMSSSWSPTHLYCGLLGACLWTGNSILGYISSKHLDIDPVS